A region of Dioscorea cayenensis subsp. rotundata cultivar TDr96_F1 chromosome 5, TDr96_F1_v2_PseudoChromosome.rev07_lg8_w22 25.fasta, whole genome shotgun sequence DNA encodes the following proteins:
- the LOC120260408 gene encoding uncharacterized protein LOC120260408 encodes MGAMLYDTIACFVLSVYGVYHMISAARSHLKPTSRGTSLSGDYSARPYYPFPLHSHRHHLLRHLPFYFGIVILSISIVHLSFSSSGAQHFFSLSSAAALLLLLILLPFAALSSASAPPDLIFLLASLAFALLSYSSFRFSSSFPPSDLQAKSYSISALISAASAVASLSLALFPKLFVSELSLAASIFLKGLWFFVSGLLLYIEAFIPEGCHSLIDLPDGPTRCDLDEFRVRATAILDLAFALNCVFVAVVVLALYAMAGRVFGGLGRRLNGGGSYEALPTSSSTATLSDMEPVQMKAIGKNSMQE; translated from the coding sequence ATGGGCGCCATGCTATACGACACCATCGCGTGTTTCGTCCTCTCCGTCTACGGCGTCTACCACATGATCTCCGCCGCCAGATCGCACTTGAAACCCACATCTCGAGGCACATCCCTCTCCGGTGACTACTCCGCCAGGCCATACTACCCCTTTCCTCTCCACTCTCACCGTCATCACCTGCTCCGCCACCTCCCCTTCTACTTCGGGATCGTCATTCTCTCCATCTCCATCGTCCacctctccttctcctcctccggCGCACAACActtcttctccctctcctcCGCTGCCGCgctgctcctcctcctcatcctcctccccTTCGCCGCCCTCTCCTCCGCCTCCGCCCCGCCGGACCTCATCTTCCTCCTCGCTTCTCTCGCCTTCGCTCTCCTCTCCTATTCATCTTTTCGTTTCTCTTCATCCTTCCCTCCTTCTGACCTCCAGGCTAAGTCCTACTCGATCTCCGCTCTCATCTCCGCAGCCTCCGCTGTTGCCTCCCTCTCCCTTGCCCTCTTCCCCAAGCTCTTCGTTTCCGAGCTCTCCCTCGCCGCTTCCATTTTCCTCAAAGGTCTCTGGTTCTTCGTGTCGGGTCTCTTACTCTACATTGAAGCCTTCATCCCCGAGGGCTGTCATAGCCTCATTGACCTCCCCGATGGGCCCACGAGGTGCGATCTCGATGAGTTCAGAGTGAGGGCTACGGCCATCTTGGATTTAGCGTTTGCCCTCAATTGCGTGTTTGTGGCCGTGGTGGTGTTGGCTTTGTACGCAATGGCAGGCCGGGTGTTTGGGGGGTTGGGTAGAAGGCTCAATGGCGGGGGCTCCTATGAGGCTCTGCCTACTTCTTCGTCTACCGCCACATTGAGTGATATGGAGCCGGTGCAGATGAAGGCCATTGGGAAGAACTCCATGCAGgaatag
- the LOC120260407 gene encoding ATP-dependent DNA helicase At3g02060, chloroplastic, with protein sequence MAATKASPLPFVIPNRRGPSLLFAGFCRPFRVAPRPFIPIRIRAFYTGAGSVSVSPQKEKHLTELDDIAILNERIRRDLGKREGLRPGKKVDSEEAEKYINKVKQQQQRGLQKLKGDSEVKGSGFGYRVDPYTLQSGDYVVHKKVGIGRFVAIKYDVPKGSSEPIEYVFIQYADGMAKLPVAQASKMLYRYNLPNETKKPRTLSKLSDTGAWERRRTKGKIAVQKMVVDLMELYLHRLKQKRPPYAKSPILDEFAAQFPYEPTPDQKQAFIDVEKDLTERETPMDRLICGDVGFGKTEVALRAICCVVFAGKQAMVLAPTIVLAKQHFDVVSERFSCYPHVKVGLLSRFQTKAEKEAYISMIRTGQLDIIVGTHALLGSRVVYNNLGLLVVDEEQRFGVKQKEKIASFKTSVDVLTLSATPIPRTLYLALTGFRDVSLISTPPPERVPIKTHLSSYSKEKVLSAIKFELDRGGQVFYVLPRIKGLEEVMEFLEQSFPNVEIAVAHGKQYSKQLEETMEKFAMGEIKILICTNIVESGLDIQNANTIIVQDVQQFGLAQLYQLRGRVGRADKEAYAYLFYPDKSLLSDQALERLAAMEEYRDLGQGFQLAERDMGIRGFGNIFGEQQTGDIGNVGIDLFFEMLFESLSKVEEHRLISVPYKNVQLEINITTHLSSEFINNLENPMALISGAEKAAARDMWSLMQFTEVLRQQYGKEPHSFELILKKLYIRRMAADLGISRIYTYGKMVIMETNMSKRVFKLMAESMTSELHRNCLSFTGTEIRAELLLELQREQLLNWVFQCLSELYSSLSVLVKY encoded by the exons ATGGCGGCAACGAAGGCCTCCCCGCTTCCATTCGTGATTCCCAATCGGCGTGGTCCCTCTCTTCTCTTTGCTGGATTTTGCAGACCATTCCGAGTTGCTCCTAGACCTTTCATCCCCATCAGAATTAGGGCTTTCTACACAGGAGCCGGTTCCGTATCAGTATCTCCCCAGAAGGAGAAACATCTGACCGAGCTTGATGATATTGCGATTCTGAACGAGAGAATCCGAAGGGATCTTGGGAAACGGGAAGGGTTGAGGCCTGGGAAGAAGGTGGATTCAGAGGAGGCTGAGAAGTATATTAATAAGGtgaagcagcagcagcaaagAGGGTTGCAGAAGCTCAAAGGGGATTCAGAGGTGAAGGGGAGTGGGTTTGGGTATAGAGTGGATCCTTATACACTGCAGTCTGGGGATTATGTGGTGCATAAGAAGGTAGGGATTGGGAGGTTTGTTGCGATTAAGTATGATGTGCCAAAGGGTTCCTCCGAGCCCATTGAGTATGTTTTCATTCAGTATGCGGATGGGATGGCGAAGCTTCCTGTTGCACAAGCAAGCAAGATGCTTTATCGATACAATCT cccaaatgaaacaaaaaagcCACGGACATTAAGCAAACTAAGTGACACTGGTGCGTGGGAGAGAAGAAGAACCAAGGGGAAGATTGCTGTTCAAAAGATGGTTGTTGACTTGATGGAATTGTACTTGCATAGACTAAAACAGAAGAGGCCTCCATACGCCAAAAGCCCAATTTTGGATGAATTTGCTGCTCAATTTCCTTATGAACCAACCCCTGACCAAAAGCAG GCTTTTATTGACGTTGAGAAGGATTTGACAGAAAGGGAAACTCCAATGGACAGACTGATCTGCGGAGATGTTGGATTTGGTAAAACTGAAGTTGCTTTGCGTGCCATCTGTTGTGTAGTCTTTGCTGGGAAACAAGCTATGGTTCTGGCACCAACTATTGTTCTTGCAAAGCAACACTTTGATGTGGTTTCAGAGCGCTTTTCGTGCTATCCTCATGTGAAAGTGGGACTCTTGAGTAGGTTTCAG ACCAAGGCAGAGAAAGAGGCATACATTTCTATGATTAGGACAGGGCAACTGGACATCATAGTTGGAACTCATGCTCTTCTTGGCAGTCGTGTCGTCTATAACAATCTGGGTCTCCTTGTTGTTGATGAGGAACAG AGGTTTGGGGTAAAACAAAAGGAGAAGATTGCCTCTTTCAAGACTTCAGTTGATGTTCTTACCCTTTCAGCAACACCAATTCCACGCACCCTTTACTTGGCATTAACTGGGTTCCGTGATGTTAG tttAATTTCGACTCCGCCTCCAGAAAGAGTTCCTATTAAAACTCATCTATCATCATATAGTAAAGAAAAGGTTTTGTCGGCAATCAAATTTGAACTGGATCGTGGTGGTCAGGTGTTCTATGTTCTACCTCGAATTAAAG GGCTGGAAGAAGTAATGGAGTTTCTTGAGCAATCCTTTCCAAATGTTGAAATCGCCGTTGCTCATGGAAAG CAATACTCAAAGCAGCTTGAGGAAACCATGGAAAAGTTTGCCATGGGAGAGATCAAGATTCTCATTTGCACGAATATTGTTGAAAGTGGTCTGGATATTCAAAATGCGAACACAATCATAGTTCAGGATGTTCAACAATTTGGGCTAGCCCAATTATATCAG CTGCGGGGAAGGGTTGGGAGAGCAGATAAAGAAGCATATGCATACTTATTTTATCCTGACAAGTCATTACTCTCTGACCAAGCATTA GAGAGACTCGCTGCCATGGAGGAATACCGGGACCTGGGGCAAGGCTTCCAACTTGCAGAGAGAGACATGGGAATTAGGGGGTTTGGCAATATATTTGGTGAGCAACAGACTGGTGACATTGGCAATGTCGGCATTGATCTCTTTTTTGAAATGCTGTTTGAGAGTTTGTCCAAG GTTGAAGAACACCGGCTTATCTCTGTTCCTTACAAAAATGTTCAG CTAGAGATAAATATCACAACCCACCTGTCATCTGAATTCATCAATAATCTTGAGAAtcccatggcattgattagtgGAGCTGAGAAAGCTGCTGCAAGAGATATGTGGAGCTTGATGCAATTTACAGAGGTTTTGCGACAACAATATGGAAAAGAACCTCATTCTTTTGAG TTGATATTGAAGAAGCTCTACATAAGGCGAATGGCAGCAGACCTTGGTATCAGTAGAATATACACATACGGCAAGATGGTTATTATGGAAACTAACATGAGTAAAAGGGTTTTTAAGCTTATGGCAGAGTCAATGACATCTGAATTACATCGGAATTGCCTTAGTTTCACTGGAACTGAAATACGG GCTGAACTTCTCTTGGAGCTACAGAGGGAGCAACTTTTGAACTGGGTCTTTCAATGCCTATCAGAGCTCTATTCTTCATTGTCTGTTCTTGTGAAATATTAG
- the LOC120262458 gene encoding sucrose nonfermenting 4-like protein isoform X1, with protein MVLVTFSWPYGGRQVLITGTFTSWTRHYQMTPVDGSPGTFQSSIDLLPGYHQYRFLADGIWRCDERQPCISDGFGVVNNWLYIAEPDVAAPALQYEPHIIRTMDMDEGTALYTAPSPSQAQLSETDIQVSRSWISRLLSSHTVYDTLPMSSKVVIIDAQMPVKKAFQIMYEEGLFVVPIWDELRATVTGMLTASDFISILKGLQENVLVLAEEELDNYTVSAWKEIKFQQNSNGPVGMHRRPVIHASDQECLKDVALKIVRNEISSLPVFKSSSQDTCMPLLTLACLPGVLKYIFTHYREPIIALPLLQHPICRIPLGTWLLETGRGNGRQLAMLGSNSPLSSALQLLLEGRISTIPIVDDSGSLVDIYSRSDILALAKGDMYAHIQPHQMTMHQALQQVYQANSYINGRRRCHTCFRSSTLHEVMDQLSDPAVRRLVIVDAISKRVEGIISLRDVLEFLLH; from the exons ATGGTTTTGGTGACCTTTTCGTGGCCCTATGGCGGCCGTCAGGTCCTCATCACGGGAACTTTCACGag CTGGACTCGGCATTATCAGATGACGCCGGTGGATGGTTCACCCGGGACTTTTCAGTCGTCAATTGATCTTCTTCCTGGTTACCACCAG TACCGATTCTTGGCTGATGGGATATGGCGATGTGATGAAAGGCAACCTTGTATCTCTGATGGATTTGGAGTGGTAAATAATTGGCTATATATAGCGGAACCTGATGTTGCCGCTCCAGCATTACAGTATGAACCACACATTATTAGAACCATGGATATGGATGAGGGTACTGCTTTATACACA GCCCCATCACCTAGCCAGGCACAGTTGTCAGAAACAGACATACAAGTTTCCCGAAGTTGGATATCTAGGCTTCTATCATCCCATACTGTGTATGATACACTTCCCATGTCAAGCAAG GTAGTTATTATTGATGCTCAAATGCCTGTTAAGAAGGCATTTCAAATCATGTATGAAGAG GGCTTGTTTGTTGTTCCTATATGGGATGAGCTCAGAGCCACTGTGACGGGAATGTTAACTGCTTCTGACTTTATATCAATTCTTAAAGGG CTGCAGGAAAATGTACTGGTATTGGCTGAGGAAGAGCTTGATAACTATACAGTTTCTGCTtggaaagaaattaaatttcaacAAAATTCCAATGGGCCTGTAGGCATGCATCGGAGACCTGTAATCCAT GCCTCAGATCAAGAATGCCTCAAAGATGTGGCTCTGAAGATTGTGCGAAATGAGATATCCTCTCTTCCTGTATTTAAATCTTCTTCGCAAGATACATGCATGCCCTTGCTAACTCTTGCATGCCTTCCTGGGGTTTTAAAAT ATATCTTCACTCATTATAGAGAGCCTATTATTGCTCTGCCACTTCTACAACACCCAATTTGCAGAATTCCTCTAGGAACATGGTTACTGGAGACTGGTAGAGGGAATGGACGGCAACTAGCAATGCTGGGGAGCAATTCCCCTCTGAGTTCTGCTCTTCAATTATTATTAGAAG GAAGGATAAGTACCATACCAATTGTTGACGATAGTGGATCATTAGTCGATATTTACTCCCGCAG TGACATTTTGGCTTTAGCAAAAGGTGACATGTATGCTCATATTCAGCCCCACCAAATGACAATGCACCAA GCTCTACAACAGGTATACCAGGCAAATTCTTACATCAATGGCCGAAGACGATGCCATACTTGTTTTCGTTCAAGCACTCTTCATGAGGTCATGGATCAATTGTCAGACCCAG CTGTGCGAAGACTAGTAATTGTCGACGCTATAAGCAAACGTGTCGAGGGAATAATTTCATTGAGAGATGTACTCGaatttcttcttcattga
- the LOC120260636 gene encoding potassium transporter 5-like: MRGTEMEANQNEAEIAAESEQVLKSKKLSWGKLRRVDSFHVEAGRVSNAHHHASQVGWKTTLHLAFQSIGVVYGDIGTSPLYVYASTFTDGIKDTDDLLGTLSLIMYTILLLPLLKYVFIVLWANDNGDGGTFALYSLISRYARVSMIPNQQAEDAMVSNYKLDTATKQLKRAQWVKEKLENSAMAKQFLFFITILGTSMVIGDGVLTPCISVLSAVSGIKEKATSLSTGAIDGIAVAILIALFLAQRFGTDKVGYSFAPIISLWFAFIGLIGAYNLIKYDIRILRAFNPKYIVDYFRRNGQQGWISLGGIILCITGTEAMFADLGHFNIRAIQIGFSVILLPSVSLAYMGQAAYLTKFPENVSDTFYKSIPGPLFWPMFIIAVSAAIIASQAMISGAFAIISQSQSLGCFPRVKVVHTSAKYEGQVYIPEINYTLMILCVIVTLIFKTTEKIGNAYGIAVVAVMVITTMMVTLIMLVIWKTNIWWIALFFCVFGGIEIIYLSSVLYKFKQGGYLPLAFAAFLMIIMGVWHYAHAERYNYELKNKVSSSYIKDLAENQDIKRLPGIGLLYSELVQGIPPIFPHLIEKMPSIHSVLVIVSIKYLPISKVEMEERFLFRQIEPKHYRVYRCVVRYGYKDALEEPKDFERSLVENLKHFIQQETFFLENAGHANTSGDHNAEVKPRKSGASAVYVEETLTQGQGNHSQGSSDRILTEAQQAVQLAEDEMQYVQKEMENGVVYLLGEAEVVAHQDSSLIKKVVVNYLYNFMRRNFRQGEKVMLIPRSKLLRVGMTYEI; encoded by the exons ATGAGAGGAACAGAGATGGAAGCCAACCAAAATGAAGCTGAGATTGCTGCAGAATCAGAGCAAGTTCTTAAAAGCAAGAAGTTATCATGGGGAAAACTTCGCCGTGTTGATTCGTTCCATGTGGAGGCTGGAAGGGTTTCCAATGCTCACCATCATGCTTCTCAG GTTGGGTGGAAAACAACACTACACTTGGCATTCCAGAGCATTGGAGTGGTATATGGAGACATAGGAACATCTCCTCTGTATGTTTATGCAAGCACCTTCACTGATGGGATTAAGGACACAGATGATCTTTTGGGTACTTTGTCTTTGATCATGTacaccattcttcttcttcctttactCAAGTATGTCTTTATTGTTCTCTGGGCTAATGACAATGGTGATG GGGGTACTTTTGCATTATACTCTCTGATATCAAGGTATGCAAGAGTGAGCATGATACCAAACCAACAGGCTGAAGATGCAATGGTTTCAAATTATAAACTAGACACAGCAACCAAACAATTGAAGAGAGCTCAGTGGGTGAAGGAGAAGCTGGAGAACAGTGCAATGGCCAAacagtttcttttctttatcacAATTTTGGGTACCTCCATGGTTATTGGTGATGGAGTTTTAACTCCATGCATCTCTG TGCTTTCAGCTGTGAGTGGGATCAAAGAAAAGGCAACTTCACTAAGCACTG gtgctattgatggaattGCTGTGGCAATCTTAATTGCGCTCTTCTTAGCTCAACGATTCGGCACAGACAAAGTTGGCTACTCATTTGCACCGATAATATCACTCTGGTTTGCTTTTATTGGTCTTATAGGAGCATACAACTTGATCAAGTATGATATCCGTATTCTTCGTGCATTCAACCCCAAGTATATTGTGGATTATTTCCGAAGGAACGGGCAACAAGGTTGGATTTCTCTAGGAGGAATTATTCTTTGTATTACAG GGACTGAGGCTATGTTTGCTGATCTTGGCCACTTCAATATCAGAGCCATTCAG ATTGGCTTCTCCGTAATATTGCTTCCTTCAGTATCACTAGCTTACATGGGACAAGCTGCTTATCTCACTAAATTCCCCGAAAATGTTTCAGATACTTTCTACAAATCAATTCCAG GTCCACTTTTCTGGCCAATGTTTATAATAGCTGTTTCTGCTGCAATTATCGCAAGCCAGGCGATGATCTCCGGTGCATTTGCAATAATATCTCAGTCACAGAGTCTAGGTTGCTTTCCCAGAGTGAAGGTAGTTCACACTTCGGCAAAATATGAAGGCCAAGTCTACATTCCTGAGATTAACTACACACTAATGATCCTCTGCGTGATCGTTACACTAATATTCAAAACAACAGAAAAAATCGGCAATGCATACGGTATAGCTGTTGTTGCAGTCATGGTCATCACAACAATGATGGTGACACTGATAATGCTGGTCATTTGGAAAACAAACATTTGGTGGATTGCACTCTTCTTCTGCGTATTCGGAGGAATTGAAATCATCTATTTATCTTCAGTCTTGTACAAATTCAAGCAAGGTGGTTATCTCCCACTGGCTTTTGCAGCATTCCTGATGATCATAATGGGAGTATGGCATTATGCTCATGCAGAAAGATACAACTATGAATTGAAAAACAAAGTCTCAAGCAGTTACATCAAAGATTTGGCAGAGAATCAAGACATAAAAAGATTGCCAGGAATAGGACTTCTTTATTCAGAGCTAGTACAAGGAATACCTCCTATATTCCCTCATCTCATTGAAAAAATGCCATCAATTCACTCTGTTCTTGTAATAGTCTCAATAAAGTATCTCCCCATCAGTAAAGTCGAAATGGAGGAGAGGTTTCTATTCAGACAGATTGAGCCAAAGCACTACAGAGTGTACCGATGCGTGGTTCGATACGGATACAAAGACGCACTGGAAGAACCTAAAGACTTCGAAAGATCTCTTGTCGAAAACTTGAAACATTTTATCCAACAAGAGACATTCTTTCTTGAAAATGCAGGCCATGCAAACACTAGTGGTGATCATAATGCGGAAGTTAAGCCAAGAAAGTCAGGTGCATCTGCAGTGTATGTAGAGGAGACATTAACACAAGGACAAGGGAATCACTCACAGGGATCTTCAGATAGAATATTAACAGAGGCACAACAGGCAGTGCAATTAGCTGAAGATGAGATGCAGTATGTTCAGAAGGAGATGGAGAATGGAGTGGTGTATTTGCTGGGAGAGGCAGAGGTGGTTGCACATCAAGATTCAAGTCTGATTAAGAAAGTGGTGGTTAATTACTTGTATAACTTCATGAGGAGGAACTTCAGGCAAGGTGAAAAGGTCATGTTGATTCCTCGTAGCAAGTTGCTAAGGGTGGGGATGACTTATGAGATTTAA
- the LOC120260778 gene encoding probable serine/threonine-protein kinase tsuA, with protein sequence MQGQPPSTGRSWFRLSSMSSLMESPPQPSPEQSQPTFSPALAPPPPSPSPSQPSHGGSPSTMKSSPPPSPKIIKPATMASQAPIPEPESKSMLAPQPENISTQHSANIDSHNNNIKSKNDEEPYNNTNETKLKHTKKEGDPKWGTITIKGDNMGAYMDLANQNKKQSNNNNNNNNNNNMLKKEASNDKPMTALVNSNVQAINNSMVLNNAFAHKNPGVHLNLISRRRPMSSGNIHLLKA encoded by the coding sequence ATGCAAGGCCAACCACCTTCTACTGGCCGTTCATGGTTCCGGTTGTCCTCCATGTCGTCCTTAATGGAGTCTCCACCTCAACCTTCGCCGGAGCAATCTCAGCCGACATTTTCTCCGGCATTagctccaccaccaccatcaccatcaccatcacaaCCGTCACATGGAGGATCAccatcaacaatgaagtcatcTCCCCCACCATCTCCAAAGATCATCAAGCCTGCAACAATGGCATCACAAGCACCAATTCCAGAGCCTGAATCCAAGTCTATGTTGGCTCCTCAGCCTGAGAACATCTCCACACAACACAGCGCCAATATCGATTCACAtaacaacaacatcaagtcCAAGAATGATGAAGAACCATATAATAACACCAATGAAACAAAGCTCAAACACACAAAGAAAGAAGGTGACCCAAAGTGGGGGACTATAACCATTAAAGGAGATAACATGGGAGCTTACATGGACCTTGCAAACCAAAACAAGAAgcaaagcaacaacaacaacaacaacaacaacaacaacaacatgttaaagaaagaagcatcAAATGATAAACCAATGACTGCTCTTGTGAACAGTAATGTGCAAGCCATTAACAACTCAATGGTCCTCAACAATGCCTTTGCTCATAAGAACCCCGGTGTGCACTTGAACTTGATCAGCCGCCGCCGGCCGATGAGCTCTGGCAACATCCATCTTCTCAAGGCTTAA
- the LOC120260158 gene encoding uncharacterized protein LOC120260158, producing MASRAVSLWRSVRGGMARSMTSYTTPRMKPMASTSPDFTANHNQSSFSKAMKVDFIPVYVTCGFVLLAITFAVHSAKQQIAYAPGVRFNKRRRETMAEVVEPDRVEAEADRFINKSLFRRVAHVQDFDAVRSGISDPTRGPDVNNNRASRVESLKSVGVDL from the exons ATGGCTTCAAGAGCAGTG AGTTTATGGAGATCGGTCAGAGGTGGGATGGCACGTTCAATGACGAGTTATACTACACCAAGGATGAAACCAATGGCATCCACTTCACCCGACTTCACTGCAAATCACAACCAGAGCTCTTTCTCAAA aGCAATGAAGGTGGACTTCATACCGGTGTACGTGACGTGTGGGTTCGTGCTGCTGGCGATTACGTTTGCTGTCCACTCCGCGAAGCAGCAGATCGCGTATGCGCCCGGTGTGCGGTTTAACAAGAGGCGGCGTGAGACCATGGCCGAGGTGGTCGAACCCGACCGAGTCGAGGCCGAGGCAGACCGGTTCATTAATAAGTCCTTATTTCGACGCGTGGCGCACGTCCAAGACTTCGATGCTGTTCGGTCTGGCATATCTGATCCCACACGTGGCCCTGATGTTAACAATAACCG GGCAAGCAGGGTGGAGTCGCTGAAGTCGGTTGGTGTGGATCTTTAA
- the LOC120261916 gene encoding uncharacterized protein LOC120261916, translated as MASRALNYWRSITRSKSTAASPLPHFAEESKGGRMDFIPVYVALGLIMLSVTCGLHTAKQHVLYDPSVRVHKKRRETIPELVEPDRVVNESDRYINKSLFRHVAHLQDFDAVRAGISDPTRGETINKSRRAVTLKEAGVDRGTTTAY; from the exons ATGGCTTCCAGAGCACTG AACTACTGGAGATCAATAACACGCTCAAAAAGCACTGCAGCATCACCACTCCCTCATTTCGCTGAAGAATCCAA GGGAGGGAGGATGGATTTCATTCCAGTGTATGTAGCTCTGGGCTTGATCATGTTATCAGTCACGTGCGGTTTGCACACTGCGAAGCAGCACGTGCTCTACGACCCGTCAGTTCGGGTGCACAAGAAGCGGCGCGAGACCATCCCGGAGCTGGTTGAACCGGACCGCGTCGTCAATGAGTCCGATCGCTATATTAACAAGTCGCTCTTCCGCCACGTGGCGCACCTTCAGGATTTCGACGCTGTCCGTGCTGGCATCTCTGACCCGACACGTGGCGAAACCATCAACAA GTCACGCAGGGCGGTCACTCTCAAGGAGGCAGGTGTTGACCGGGGAACAACTACGGCATATTAA
- the LOC120262458 gene encoding sucrose nonfermenting 4-like protein isoform X2 — MVLVTFSWPYGGRQVLITGTFTSWTRHYQMTPVDGSPGTFQSSIDLLPGYHQYRFLADGIWRCDERQPCISDGFGVVNNWLYIAEPDVAAPALQYEPHIIRTMDMDEGTALYTAQLSETDIQVSRSWISRLLSSHTVYDTLPMSSKVVIIDAQMPVKKAFQIMYEEGLFVVPIWDELRATVTGMLTASDFISILKGLQENVLVLAEEELDNYTVSAWKEIKFQQNSNGPVGMHRRPVIHASDQECLKDVALKIVRNEISSLPVFKSSSQDTCMPLLTLACLPGVLKYIFTHYREPIIALPLLQHPICRIPLGTWLLETGRGNGRQLAMLGSNSPLSSALQLLLEGRISTIPIVDDSGSLVDIYSRSDILALAKGDMYAHIQPHQMTMHQALQQVYQANSYINGRRRCHTCFRSSTLHEVMDQLSDPAVRRLVIVDAISKRVEGIISLRDVLEFLLH, encoded by the exons ATGGTTTTGGTGACCTTTTCGTGGCCCTATGGCGGCCGTCAGGTCCTCATCACGGGAACTTTCACGag CTGGACTCGGCATTATCAGATGACGCCGGTGGATGGTTCACCCGGGACTTTTCAGTCGTCAATTGATCTTCTTCCTGGTTACCACCAG TACCGATTCTTGGCTGATGGGATATGGCGATGTGATGAAAGGCAACCTTGTATCTCTGATGGATTTGGAGTGGTAAATAATTGGCTATATATAGCGGAACCTGATGTTGCCGCTCCAGCATTACAGTATGAACCACACATTATTAGAACCATGGATATGGATGAGGGTACTGCTTTATACACA GCACAGTTGTCAGAAACAGACATACAAGTTTCCCGAAGTTGGATATCTAGGCTTCTATCATCCCATACTGTGTATGATACACTTCCCATGTCAAGCAAG GTAGTTATTATTGATGCTCAAATGCCTGTTAAGAAGGCATTTCAAATCATGTATGAAGAG GGCTTGTTTGTTGTTCCTATATGGGATGAGCTCAGAGCCACTGTGACGGGAATGTTAACTGCTTCTGACTTTATATCAATTCTTAAAGGG CTGCAGGAAAATGTACTGGTATTGGCTGAGGAAGAGCTTGATAACTATACAGTTTCTGCTtggaaagaaattaaatttcaacAAAATTCCAATGGGCCTGTAGGCATGCATCGGAGACCTGTAATCCAT GCCTCAGATCAAGAATGCCTCAAAGATGTGGCTCTGAAGATTGTGCGAAATGAGATATCCTCTCTTCCTGTATTTAAATCTTCTTCGCAAGATACATGCATGCCCTTGCTAACTCTTGCATGCCTTCCTGGGGTTTTAAAAT ATATCTTCACTCATTATAGAGAGCCTATTATTGCTCTGCCACTTCTACAACACCCAATTTGCAGAATTCCTCTAGGAACATGGTTACTGGAGACTGGTAGAGGGAATGGACGGCAACTAGCAATGCTGGGGAGCAATTCCCCTCTGAGTTCTGCTCTTCAATTATTATTAGAAG GAAGGATAAGTACCATACCAATTGTTGACGATAGTGGATCATTAGTCGATATTTACTCCCGCAG TGACATTTTGGCTTTAGCAAAAGGTGACATGTATGCTCATATTCAGCCCCACCAAATGACAATGCACCAA GCTCTACAACAGGTATACCAGGCAAATTCTTACATCAATGGCCGAAGACGATGCCATACTTGTTTTCGTTCAAGCACTCTTCATGAGGTCATGGATCAATTGTCAGACCCAG CTGTGCGAAGACTAGTAATTGTCGACGCTATAAGCAAACGTGTCGAGGGAATAATTTCATTGAGAGATGTACTCGaatttcttcttcattga